A genomic region of Cannabis sativa cultivar Pink pepper isolate KNU-18-1 chromosome 1, ASM2916894v1, whole genome shotgun sequence contains the following coding sequences:
- the LOC115708348 gene encoding probable ADP-ribosylation factor GTPase-activating protein AGD11 isoform X1, protein MERLETFTQQDNPGPTDVSGSVACLYDLLCSETECWKYHNDQSAFSGTQQRMENFLQQDGNQLCADCGTPDPKWVSLNFGVLICIKCSGVHRSLGVHITKVLSVKLDEWNAEEVGNLVSLGGNTAINNVYEACMPENFRKPKSDSSPEERSEFIRKKYELQQFLTTADRMSCPFIPSDKKSSASSNNSPGTGSLGQEKKHYDKQATRHRIGHAFRNSWGRRDDFKATKKYNSSSAGMVEFVGLIKVNVVKGTNLAIRDVMTSDPYVILALGHQSVKTRVIKNNLNPVWNESLMLSIPEQIPPLKVLVYDKDKFKTDDFMGEAEIDIQPLVTAAKAYENSTIDESTQLGKWIASKDNTLVKDGVIYLTDGKVKQEISLRLQNVERGVLEIELECLPLTQ, encoded by the exons ATGGAGAGGCTGGAGACTTTTACCCAGCAAGATAATCCTGGTCCAACTGATGTTTCAG GATCAGTTGCGTGCCTGTATGATCTCTTATGTTCAGAAACAGAATGTTGGAAGTACCACAATGATCAATCGGCATTTTCTG GTACACAACAAAGGATGGAAAATTTCTTGCAACAAGATGGAAATCAACTTTGTGCAGATTGCGGTACCCCAGATCCAAAATGGGT ATCCTTAAATTTTGGAGTACTCATTTGTATCAAGTGCTCTGGAGTACATCGAAGCCTTGGTGTTCATATAACAAAG GTTCTATCAGTGAAGCTAGATGAATGGAATGCTGAAGAAGTGGGCAATTTAGTTTCCTTGGGAGGAAACACTGCAATCAACAATGTATATGAAGCTTGCATGCCTGAGAATTTTAGGAAACCGAAATCTGATTCCTCTCCCGAGGAGCGTTCTGAGTTTATTAg GAAAAAATACGAGCTGCAACAATTTTTGACCACTGCTGATCGCATGTCCTGTCCCTTTATTCCTTCTGATAAGAAATCATCAGCCTCATCAAATAACTCACCAGGCACCGGTTCTCTTGGCCAAGAAAAGAAACATTACGACAAACAGGCCACTAGACATCGTATCGGACATGCATTTCGTAACAGCTGGGGGAGAAGAGACGACTTTAAGGCCACTAAGAAATATAACTCGTCATCG GCAGGTATGGTTGAATTTGTTGGATTGATTAAGGTGAATGTGGTGAAAGGCACCAACCTAGCGATTCGAGATGTGATGACTAGTGATCCTTATGTCATCCTTGCGCTTGGTCACCAA TCGGTGAAGACGCGAGTTATAAAGAACAACCTTAATCCAGTCTGGAATGAAAGTCTCATGCTGTCAATTCCTGAACAAATTCCTCCTCTTAAAGTG CTAGTCTATGACAAGGATAAATTCAAGACCGACGATTTCATGGGCGAGGCTGAGATTGACATTCAACCTCTGGTTACTGCTGCTAAAGCCTATGAGAACTCAACGATCGATGAGTCAACACAGCTCGGAAAATGGATAGCTAGCAAAGACAACACCCTAGTTAAAGATGGGGTCATCTACCTAACAGACGGCAAAGTAAAGCAAGAAATTAGTCTCCGGCTGCAGAATGTTGAGAGGGGTGTACTGGAGATTGAGCTTGAATGTCTTCCTCTTACTCAATAG
- the LOC115708348 gene encoding probable ADP-ribosylation factor GTPase-activating protein AGD11 isoform X2, protein MERLETFTQQDNPGPTDVSVACLYDLLCSETECWKYHNDQSAFSGTQQRMENFLQQDGNQLCADCGTPDPKWVSLNFGVLICIKCSGVHRSLGVHITKVLSVKLDEWNAEEVGNLVSLGGNTAINNVYEACMPENFRKPKSDSSPEERSEFIRKKYELQQFLTTADRMSCPFIPSDKKSSASSNNSPGTGSLGQEKKHYDKQATRHRIGHAFRNSWGRRDDFKATKKYNSSSAGMVEFVGLIKVNVVKGTNLAIRDVMTSDPYVILALGHQSVKTRVIKNNLNPVWNESLMLSIPEQIPPLKVLVYDKDKFKTDDFMGEAEIDIQPLVTAAKAYENSTIDESTQLGKWIASKDNTLVKDGVIYLTDGKVKQEISLRLQNVERGVLEIELECLPLTQ, encoded by the exons ATGGAGAGGCTGGAGACTTTTACCCAGCAAGATAATCCTGGTCCAACTGATGTTTCAG TTGCGTGCCTGTATGATCTCTTATGTTCAGAAACAGAATGTTGGAAGTACCACAATGATCAATCGGCATTTTCTG GTACACAACAAAGGATGGAAAATTTCTTGCAACAAGATGGAAATCAACTTTGTGCAGATTGCGGTACCCCAGATCCAAAATGGGT ATCCTTAAATTTTGGAGTACTCATTTGTATCAAGTGCTCTGGAGTACATCGAAGCCTTGGTGTTCATATAACAAAG GTTCTATCAGTGAAGCTAGATGAATGGAATGCTGAAGAAGTGGGCAATTTAGTTTCCTTGGGAGGAAACACTGCAATCAACAATGTATATGAAGCTTGCATGCCTGAGAATTTTAGGAAACCGAAATCTGATTCCTCTCCCGAGGAGCGTTCTGAGTTTATTAg GAAAAAATACGAGCTGCAACAATTTTTGACCACTGCTGATCGCATGTCCTGTCCCTTTATTCCTTCTGATAAGAAATCATCAGCCTCATCAAATAACTCACCAGGCACCGGTTCTCTTGGCCAAGAAAAGAAACATTACGACAAACAGGCCACTAGACATCGTATCGGACATGCATTTCGTAACAGCTGGGGGAGAAGAGACGACTTTAAGGCCACTAAGAAATATAACTCGTCATCG GCAGGTATGGTTGAATTTGTTGGATTGATTAAGGTGAATGTGGTGAAAGGCACCAACCTAGCGATTCGAGATGTGATGACTAGTGATCCTTATGTCATCCTTGCGCTTGGTCACCAA TCGGTGAAGACGCGAGTTATAAAGAACAACCTTAATCCAGTCTGGAATGAAAGTCTCATGCTGTCAATTCCTGAACAAATTCCTCCTCTTAAAGTG CTAGTCTATGACAAGGATAAATTCAAGACCGACGATTTCATGGGCGAGGCTGAGATTGACATTCAACCTCTGGTTACTGCTGCTAAAGCCTATGAGAACTCAACGATCGATGAGTCAACACAGCTCGGAAAATGGATAGCTAGCAAAGACAACACCCTAGTTAAAGATGGGGTCATCTACCTAACAGACGGCAAAGTAAAGCAAGAAATTAGTCTCCGGCTGCAGAATGTTGAGAGGGGTGTACTGGAGATTGAGCTTGAATGTCTTCCTCTTACTCAATAG
- the LOC115708348 gene encoding probable ADP-ribosylation factor GTPase-activating protein AGD11 isoform X3: MERLETFTQQDNPGPTDVSGTQQRMENFLQQDGNQLCADCGTPDPKWVSLNFGVLICIKCSGVHRSLGVHITKVLSVKLDEWNAEEVGNLVSLGGNTAINNVYEACMPENFRKPKSDSSPEERSEFIRKKYELQQFLTTADRMSCPFIPSDKKSSASSNNSPGTGSLGQEKKHYDKQATRHRIGHAFRNSWGRRDDFKATKKYNSSSAGMVEFVGLIKVNVVKGTNLAIRDVMTSDPYVILALGHQSVKTRVIKNNLNPVWNESLMLSIPEQIPPLKVLVYDKDKFKTDDFMGEAEIDIQPLVTAAKAYENSTIDESTQLGKWIASKDNTLVKDGVIYLTDGKVKQEISLRLQNVERGVLEIELECLPLTQ, encoded by the exons ATGGAGAGGCTGGAGACTTTTACCCAGCAAGATAATCCTGGTCCAACTGATGTTTCAG GTACACAACAAAGGATGGAAAATTTCTTGCAACAAGATGGAAATCAACTTTGTGCAGATTGCGGTACCCCAGATCCAAAATGGGT ATCCTTAAATTTTGGAGTACTCATTTGTATCAAGTGCTCTGGAGTACATCGAAGCCTTGGTGTTCATATAACAAAG GTTCTATCAGTGAAGCTAGATGAATGGAATGCTGAAGAAGTGGGCAATTTAGTTTCCTTGGGAGGAAACACTGCAATCAACAATGTATATGAAGCTTGCATGCCTGAGAATTTTAGGAAACCGAAATCTGATTCCTCTCCCGAGGAGCGTTCTGAGTTTATTAg GAAAAAATACGAGCTGCAACAATTTTTGACCACTGCTGATCGCATGTCCTGTCCCTTTATTCCTTCTGATAAGAAATCATCAGCCTCATCAAATAACTCACCAGGCACCGGTTCTCTTGGCCAAGAAAAGAAACATTACGACAAACAGGCCACTAGACATCGTATCGGACATGCATTTCGTAACAGCTGGGGGAGAAGAGACGACTTTAAGGCCACTAAGAAATATAACTCGTCATCG GCAGGTATGGTTGAATTTGTTGGATTGATTAAGGTGAATGTGGTGAAAGGCACCAACCTAGCGATTCGAGATGTGATGACTAGTGATCCTTATGTCATCCTTGCGCTTGGTCACCAA TCGGTGAAGACGCGAGTTATAAAGAACAACCTTAATCCAGTCTGGAATGAAAGTCTCATGCTGTCAATTCCTGAACAAATTCCTCCTCTTAAAGTG CTAGTCTATGACAAGGATAAATTCAAGACCGACGATTTCATGGGCGAGGCTGAGATTGACATTCAACCTCTGGTTACTGCTGCTAAAGCCTATGAGAACTCAACGATCGATGAGTCAACACAGCTCGGAAAATGGATAGCTAGCAAAGACAACACCCTAGTTAAAGATGGGGTCATCTACCTAACAGACGGCAAAGTAAAGCAAGAAATTAGTCTCCGGCTGCAGAATGTTGAGAGGGGTGTACTGGAGATTGAGCTTGAATGTCTTCCTCTTACTCAATAG
- the LOC115708350 gene encoding uncharacterized protein At5g39865, translating to MSDSGKILQIPENPPSFFNRSLTMSSSSSTTVQQNNNKPNNNNSFNRTSSFKKLITSVVEPKVKKLKNIFLEAIKTTSSSYSNEEAEKSIGPRLAGTEDRIVVYLTSLRGVRRTYEDCYAVRMIFGGFRVWVDERDVSMDSAYRKELQTLLKRKPSLPQVFIRGNYVGGADVIKQLFETGQLAQTLKDFRVREAVGFVCESCADMRFVPCWNCSGSRKVFDEDQGSLSRCLECNENGLIRCPRCSSSSVNV from the exons ATGTCAGATTCCGGGAAAATCCTCCAAATCCCGGAAAACCCACCCTCTTTCTTCAATCGTTCTCTAACCatgtcatcatcatcttcaacaACCGTTCAGCAGAATAATAATAAGCCTAATAATAACAACAGCTTCAACCGCACAAGCTCCTTCAAGAAACTCATCACCTCGGTAGTCGAACCAAAAGTGAAGAAGCTGAAAAACATATTCTTAGAAGCCATCAAAACTACGTCGTCTTCGTATTCCAACGAAGAAGCAGAGAAATCAATAGGACCTCGTTTGGCCGGAACAGAGGATCGAATAGTGGTGTACTTGACGAGCTTAAGAGGAGTTAGAAGGACTTACGAGGACTGTTACGCGGTGAGGATGATCTTCGGTGGGTTTCGGGTTTGGGTGGACGAGCGTGACGTGTCCATGGACTCTGCGTATAGGAAAGAGTTGCAGACCCTTTTGAAGAGGAAACCCAGTTTGCCTCAGGTTTTCATAAGAGGCAACTACGTTGGTGGTGCTGACGTCATCAAACAACTCTTTGAAACTGGCCAATTGGCCCAAACTCTTAAG GATTTTCGGGTTCGAGAAGCAGTAGGGTTTGTGTGTGAGAGTTGTGCGGATATGAGGTTTGTGCCGTGCTGGAATTGCAGTGGAAGTAGGAAAGTGTTCGATGAAGATCAAGGATCGCTCAGTCGTTGCTTAGAGTGTAATGAAAATGGCTTGATTCGATGCCCTCGTTGCTCTTCTTCTTCAGTTAATGTATAA